A genomic window from Chloroflexota bacterium includes:
- a CDS encoding GNAT family N-acetyltransferase codes for MEIRPANVIDLNACLAIDDSFETEYVWQMEERTNAGVITVTFRQTRLPRPMRVANNISRSVLLENFQRGEAFFVADEAGVCGFVDAGVSVWNQMFKINNIAIAPVQRRRGVGAKLMRAALEWARERQLRIAMLDTSTKDYPAICFYQKLGFTLCGFNDQLFPNRDIALQFALNLR; via the coding sequence ATGGAAATTCGTCCGGCGAATGTGATTGATCTAAACGCGTGTTTGGCGATTGACGATTCGTTCGAGACCGAGTACGTCTGGCAAATGGAAGAACGCACGAACGCCGGCGTCATTACGGTGACGTTTCGGCAAACGCGTTTGCCGCGTCCGATGCGCGTGGCGAACAATATCTCGCGCAGTGTGTTGCTCGAAAACTTTCAACGCGGCGAAGCATTCTTTGTCGCAGACGAAGCCGGCGTGTGCGGCTTTGTAGACGCGGGTGTCTCGGTGTGGAATCAGATGTTCAAGATCAACAACATCGCGATTGCGCCGGTGCAGCGGCGGAGAGGCGTCGGCGCGAAGCTGATGCGCGCCGCGCTCGAGTGGGCGCGCGAGCGCCAATTGCGAATCGCGATGCTCGATACGTCAACCAAGGATTATCCCGCAATCTGTTTCTATCAAAAGCTGGGATTCACATTGTGCGGTTTCAACGATCAACTATTTCCGAATCGTGATATTGCGCTGCAGTTCGCGCTCAACTTGCGATAA
- the ugpC gene encoding sn-glycerol-3-phosphate ABC transporter ATP-binding protein UgpC, whose product MASVTYDHVTKQFNDVKAVNDLTLEIKDKEFLVLVGPSGCGKTTALRLLAGLEEISYGNILIGDRVVNDVAPKDRDIAMVFQSYALYPHMSVYDNMAFGLRLRKTPKTEIDRRVKEAAEILGIGALLDRKPKQLSGGQRQRVALGRAIVREPKVFLMDEPLSNLDAKLRVQTRTEISKLHQRLQTTFIYVTHDQTEAMTMGTRIAVMKDGILQQLDTPQNLYDNPVNTFVAGFIGSPAMNFFDAKVAGSKEDIVIDAGSFKLPAPADVKQKLGDYLGRAVTLGMRPEDIHDREYVPGALNAAPIPSKVDVMEPMGSEIYLFLLSGNHSFVARVDPRSQGRPGKTMDVMVNLDRIHLFDKETQAAIR is encoded by the coding sequence ATGGCGAGTGTCACCTACGATCACGTCACCAAACAATTCAACGACGTGAAGGCAGTCAACGACCTGACGTTAGAGATCAAGGACAAGGAATTCTTGGTCTTGGTGGGTCCCTCTGGGTGCGGCAAGACGACCGCACTGCGTTTGCTGGCAGGTCTCGAAGAGATCTCGTACGGCAACATTTTGATCGGCGACCGTGTGGTCAACGATGTCGCGCCGAAAGACCGCGACATCGCGATGGTGTTCCAGTCGTACGCGCTGTATCCGCACATGAGCGTCTACGACAACATGGCATTCGGTCTGCGCTTGCGCAAAACGCCCAAGACCGAAATTGACCGGCGCGTGAAAGAAGCGGCAGAGATTCTGGGTATCGGCGCATTGCTCGACCGCAAGCCCAAGCAACTCTCCGGCGGTCAGCGCCAACGCGTCGCGCTGGGACGCGCGATCGTGCGCGAACCCAAAGTCTTTTTGATGGATGAACCGCTTTCGAACCTCGACGCGAAACTGCGTGTGCAGACGCGCACCGAGATTTCGAAACTGCACCAACGCTTGCAGACGACGTTCATCTACGTGACGCACGATCAGACCGAAGCGATGACGATGGGCACGCGCATTGCGGTGATGAAGGACGGCATCCTTCAGCAACTCGACACGCCGCAAAACCTGTACGACAATCCGGTCAACACGTTTGTCGCCGGTTTCATCGGCAGTCCCGCGATGAACTTTTTCGATGCCAAAGTGGCAGGGTCGAAAGAAGACATTGTGATTGACGCCGGCAGTTTCAAACTTCCCGCGCCCGCCGATGTCAAACAAAAGCTCGGCGATTACCTGGGGCGTGCAGTGACACTCGGCATGCGTCCCGAAGACATTCACGATCGCGAGTACGTGCCCGGCGCGTTGAACGCCGCGCCGATTCCCTCGAAAGTGGACGTGATGGAGCCGATGGGGAGCGAGATTTATCTCTTCTTGCTCAGTGGCAATCATTCGTTCGTCGCTCGTGTAGACCCGCGCAGTCAAGGTCGCCCGGGCAAGACGATGGATGTAATGGTCAACCTCGACCGCATTCACCTCTTCGACAAAGAAACCCAAGCGGCAATTCGCTAA